GTCTTACTGTAAGATGGGGAAAGATTGCATAATTCTGGAACACCATACCAATATTACGTTTATGAGCCGGTATATCGTTGATAATAGTGTCATCGAACTTTATATATCCTCCCTCTATACTGTTAAATCCTACAATCATTCTTAAAAGAGTGGTTTTACCACAACCCGAAGGTCCCAGTAAAGTAAAGAATTCACCATTTTTTATATTGACCGATAAATCGGGTATAATTGTTACATCTCCATATTTCTTTTCAACATTTTCTATATTGATCGCTACACTCATTTCAAAAGCCTCCTTACAAAATAAGCTCACAAGGAAGCAATCTTTGTGAGCTTCTAAATATATGCTATTGTCGTATTACTGTGCGTTTGTGAATATCTCTTTAAATCTGTCTAACCATTCTTGCTTTTTTGCAATAACAACCTCTTCATCATCATAAATCAAATTTATATTTTCGAGTTTTTCAAGTCCTTTAGGTGCCGGAACGTCTTTTCTGACAGAACGTCTGTTCAGCTTTTCAATAATAATGGTTTGGGCATCTTTCCCTGTTATAAAATCGATAAACTTCTTAGCATTTTCCATGTTTTTAGCATTTTTTATAATGTAAACACCATCTGGTTTTGCAATAACCCCTTCTTTCATATATACAATTTTTATAGGGGCGCCATCGGATACGTACTTTGCTGCTGCTTCTTCAAAAGTAAGACCTACTGTATATTCACCGTCAGCTACACCTTTATAAACCGCTGAAGAACCGCTGAGCAATTTACTGTCAAGATTGCTGCATAACTTTTCAACATAATCCCAACCTTTTTCTGGATCTCCATTTCCCATGGCATAAAGCATATTAATCAAATGTTCATAAGAAGATGATGATTTTGCAGGATCACTGAACGCAATCTTTCCTTTTAACTCTGGATTAAGTAAATCCTCATAGCCTTCTACTTTGATATCTCCTATCAAATCTGTATTCACCATAATAACACTTGGTATATTGGTAAATCTTGTTAAGGGTCCTTCTACATTTTTCATATCATCATATACATACTCTTCATTGGCAGATTGATAATTTTCAAATAAATCCTGCTGAGGTTTTATTGTAGAAAGGGAACCACCCCAGAAAATATCTCCTAATGGATTGTCTTTTTCTGATTCAACCCTTTTTAAAAGTTCCCCGGTACCAGCAGCTACTACCTCCACAGAAATACCTGTTTGTGCTTCAAACTCACTTACAAGAGGATTAATAAATTCTAATGGGTGAGGACAATATATAACTAAATTATTGGATTCCTCTGTTTTATCCCCACAGCCTACAGCAGATACCATTAATGCAAGTAACAATACAAATGATAAGACTTTTTTCATTTCTAATTCCCCCTTGATTTATCAATTATAAATAAAGTATAATTTAATACTTTATTCCAAACAATCCAAAAATAAAGCAATATTATCAGAAATACTGAACTCAGCAATACATTTATTGTAGAACATAACTATCCGTCTGTGTTAATTCTTAATACCTTATTGACAAGAAGAGTTTCTAAAGTAAAGCTCTCACACCGAGTGTAGTCAGCAAAACGGACAAAATATACAGGGGCGAGTGTAAATGGTGTGCATGGTGCCCAGAAGGCTTTTTATTACATAGAAAACTTAGAGAAATTTCCCATGCAAAAAAGGCTGCTGACAATTTATGTACGTCAACAGCCTTTTAACAAATTCTAAGAGAGGATATTGAGGACCTACATATTCTCCTGAAGGAAGACTGGCTACTGGCATATTTAATACGGGTTCATTTCCTTCATATTCTTCCACATAAACCATACACTCTGATTTTAAACATTGTTATTTAAATCTTTCACTTCGACTGTAATCTTAGTGCTTCCCTTTTTTTCTGCTGTCAGCTCATTATGAAATACGCTTACAACATCTGGATCTTCTACTGTAAAAGCAATATCTTTAATATTAGCCTCTTCCGGATAAATTTTTGGTATCAATTTTTTAAATCTCCAACTTTCATATTTATTTTACTATCGTCTAATGTTACGCTTTCTATATTGATTACTTTACCATCAACAGGCTTAACTGTAATCAGACACTTCTTTTTAGTGGATTCCGGGGCTCTGACATCATACATATTAAGTGTATAAGTACCTGCTTTCTTTGCAACAATCTTACATTCTGTCCCATTGGGACTAATAATCAGATTGTCTTCCTGACCATCTTCTACTTCCCACATTATATCTAACGAAGATCCTTCTTCGATACGAAATCTGACAACTCGTCCTTTTAAAGGCTTATCCAGAAAGATATATAACAGATTGTCATCAATAAACCCTATGTGATCATTTTCCGTTAAAGCCTTGTATTCTTGCCCATCAATGGAATAAGTTGTTGTTTTTCGCAAATCTGAATAATAAGGACATTCTACTTTTCTGTCAAATTCTAAGTAAATTTCTGCCGCTTTCTTA
The DNA window shown above is from Defluviitalea raffinosedens and carries:
- a CDS encoding ABC transporter substrate-binding protein, which gives rise to MVSAVGCGDKTEESNNLVIYCPHPLEFINPLVSEFEAQTGISVEVVAAGTGELLKRVESEKDNPLGDIFWGGSLSTIKPQQDLFENYQSANEEYVYDDMKNVEGPLTRFTNIPSVIMVNTDLIGDIKVEGYEDLLNPELKGKIAFSDPAKSSSSYEHLINMLYAMGNGDPEKGWDYVEKLCSNLDSKLLSGSSAVYKGVADGEYTVGLTFEEAAAKYVSDGAPIKIVYMKEGVIAKPDGVYIIKNAKNMENAKKFIDFITGKDAQTIIIEKLNRRSVRKDVPAPKGLEKLENINLIYDDEEVVIAKKQEWLDRFKEIFTNAQ